The genomic stretch GTGCGTCAGGGAATGATCGATATCTTCTCCGGCTGGGTGCGCGATTTCGGCGTCGACGGGTTTCGCATCGATACCGCCCGTCACGTCGATCCCGGTTTCTGGCAGGTCTTCGTCCCTGCGCTAGAGAAAGTCGCGGAGGAAGAAGGCATCCCGAACTTCCATATGTTCGGGGAGGTCTACAAGGACATTCCCCAAAACGGCTACATCGCCGAATACACCCGGCGCGACAAACTGCCCGCCGTGCTCGATTTCGCCTTCCAAGCTGCCATGCGCGAGCTGCTCGGGCGCGACCGGGGCACGGTGGTACTCGCTCACATGTTCGATGGCGATGTGCTCTATGAAGGCGGCGAGGAAACCGCGCTCGGCCTGCCGACCTTCCTCGGCAATCACGACATGGGGCGGTTCTCGACGCTGATCAAATGGGACAAGCCCGAAATCTCACAGGACGAACTTCTGGCTCGCGTCATGCTGGGCCATGCAATGATGCTGAGCCTGCGCGGCAGCCCCGTGATCTATTACGGCGACGAACAGGGTTTCGTCGGTGACGGCAACGACCAGCTGGCGCGCGAGGACATGTTCCCCTCTCAGACAGCGGTCTACAACGACAACGACCTGATCGGCACCGACGCGACGACGGCGACGAGCAATTTCGACGAGAGCCACCCGCTATTCCGCCTCATCGCCGAATTTTCCGCGATCCGTAAAGCACACCCTGCCCTCACCCGCGGCAAACAGCTTGTGCGGCATTACGAGCAGGAGGCGGGCATCTTCGCCGTCAGCCGCTTCGATCCAGATGACGGCACCGAATATCTGGCGGTGTTCAACACCACCGGGGCTGAACGGAGCGCAAATGTCGTGCTCGGCTACGGAGCCCGCGAGTTGGCGACGCTTGCCGGAAGCTGCCCCGCTGCCGTGACCGTCCCCGGAAGCGCAGCCTTCACCCTGCCCGCCTTCGGCTGGGCTCTGTGCCGTGTGTCGGGAAGCGCCGAGTGAACCGCCACGATCCCTCGATGCAGGCCGATGCCGCCAGCGAAGCGATGCCATGGTGGAAAGGCGCGGCGATCTACCAGATCTATCCGCGCAGCTTCCAGGATTCGAACGGCGACGGAATCGGCGATTTGCCGGGAATAACCCGGCGGCTTCCCTATGTGGCCTCGCTCGGCGTGGATGCGATCTGGATTTCGCCGTTCTTCGTCTCGCCGATGAGAGATTTCGGTTACGACGTCGCCGATTATTGCGATGTCGATCCGATCTTCGGCACGCTCACCGATTTCGATGCGCTGGTCACCCGCGCTCACGAACTCGGCCTCAAGGTCCTCATCGATCAGGTTTATTCGCACACTTCGGACGAACATCCGTGGTTTGCGCAAAGTCGCTCGGACAGAACCAATCCGAAGAACGATTGGTATGTCTGGGCCGACGCAAAGCCCGACGGGTCGCCTCCGTCGAACTGGCAATCCGTGTTCGGGGGTCCCGCGTGGACGTGGGACGCTCGGCGCGGCCAATATTATCTGCACAACTTCCTGAGCAGCCAGCCTCAGCTGAACCTGCACAATCCGGAAACGCAGCTGGCAATCCTCGACGTCATGCGCTTCTGGCTTGACCGCGGCGTGGACGGGTTCCGTATCGATGCGCTCAACTTCGCGATGCACGACCCGCAATTGCGCGACAATCCGCCCGCACCTGCCACCGACAAACCGCGCACGCGCCCGTTCGACTTCCAGCTCAAGACCTACAACCAGAGCCACGCGGATATACCCGCCTTCATCGAACGCATTCGCGCGTTGACCGACAGCTACGACGGCATCTTCACCGTCGCCGAAGTCGGCGGAGACGAGGCGGAGCGCGAGATGAAGGCCTTCACCCAAGGCGAGACGCACCTCAACTCCGCCTATGGCTTCAACTTCCTCTACGCCGAGAAGCTAACACCGGGCGCGATCTGCGCCGCGCTGGCGCAATGGCCGGACGAAGAGGGGATAGGCTGGCCGAGCTGGGCCTTCGAGAACCACGATGCGCCGCGCGCGATCAGCCGCTGGTGGAGCGAGACCAACCGCGATGCTGCAGCGCGAATGAAGGCGCTGCTGCTCGCTTCGCTGCGCGGTAACATCATTCTATATTACGGCGAGGAGCTCGGCCTTTCGCAGGTCGATATCCCCTTCGAGCAGTTGCACGATCCTGAGGCGATCGCCAATTGGCCGCTGACGCTGAGCCGCGACGGCGCGCGGACCCCGATGCCTTGGAGCACTAGCGAAGCGAATTCGGGCTTCTCAGATGGCGAGCCTTGGCTGCCTGTTGGCGAGGACAACGCCGCGAAATCGGTGGCCGTTCAGGACGAAGACGAAAGTTCCTTGCTCAACCATACCCGCGCCATGCTCGCGCTGCGCAACGCCAATCCGGCGCTGCATCACGGGTCGGTCGAGCGGTGCGAAACGCAGGGTGACATCTTCGTGATCGAGCGGTTCGCCGATGGGCAGCACATCCGCTGCCTGTTCAATCTCGGGAGCAAACCGGTCTCCGTGCCGCAGGACCTCGCGCGGGGCAGCGTCCTCGCTGCAGTCAACTCCGCCACCCCCGACGAACTCCCGCCGTATGGCGCAATGGTGATCGAGCTATGAAACCCTTCGCAATCCTCTCCGGCCTCACCCTGCTGTTAGCCGCGCCCGCCGCATTGGCCGAAGAAGTGGTCACCTCCCCCGATGGAACCATCAGCGTCACCGTGGACGTGAATGGCGAAGGGCGGCCGTTCTATCGCGTCGCCAAGAGCGGCGAACCGGTGCTGACCGACAGCCGCCTGGGCTTCTTGCTGGCCGATCAGGACAAGCTGGAGCGCCGCCTTGCCGTGGTCGGTGCCGCTCGCGCCAGTTACGACGAGACTTGGGAGCAACCGTGGGGCGAGCAGCGCTTCGTACGCGACCATCACAACGAGCTTACCGTGCGCTTCGAGGAGGAGAGCGACGAGAAGCGTAAGTTCGGCGTCGTCTTCCGCATCTTCGACGATGCAGTGGCCTTCCGTTACCTGTTCGACGACACGAGCGTCGGCGAGACCTTGCACATCGCGGAGGAGCTGACCGAGTTCAACATCGCGCAGGACGGGACCGCTTGGTGGATCCCCGGCGGAGAGTGGAACCGCTACGAATATCTCTACGAAAAGACGCCGATTTCCGCCGTGTCGGTCGCGCATACGCCGCTCACGTTCCGCATGGAGAGCGGCACGCATGTCGCGCTGCACGAGGCGGCGCTGGTCGACTTTGCCGGCATGTGGGTGAAGCGCACCACCGGCACGAACTTCCGCGCGACGCTCGCCCCGACAGGCAGCACGCCCGCGCGCGCGGTGCGCAATGTGCCTTTTGCGACGCCCTGGCGCACGATCCGCATTTCGGACGATGCCGCGGGACTCGCCGAAAGCTTGGTCGAGCTCAACCTCAACGAGCCCAACAAGCTGGGCGACGTCAACTGGTTCACGCCGCACAAATATGTCGGCGTCTGGTGGTCGCTCCATCTCGACGAGGAAACCTGGGGCTCCGGCCCGAAACACGGCGCGAAGACCGCGAACGTCAAACGCTATATCGATTTTGCGGCCGAGCATGGTTTCGAAGGCGTCCTGGTCGAGGGCTGGAACATCGGCTGGGACGGCAACTGGTTCTTCAACGGGGCCGATTTCAGCTTCACCGAAGCCTATCCCGACTATGACTTTGAAGAGCTGGCCCGCTACGCCGCGGAAAAGGGCGTGCCGATCGTCGGCCACCATGAGACCAGCGGCGATGTTGGCAATTACGAAAGCCAGCTTTCTGCCGGACTCGACCTGATGGCAGCGCGCGGGGTGAAGACGATCAAGAGCGGTTATGTCACCGATGCTTGCAATCTGCGCTACGTCCATCCCGATGGCCGCGAGACGCGCGAATGCACCGAAAGCCAGGTGATGCAGCGCCACCACCTCAAGGTCGTGACCGAGGCGGCCAAGCGGAAGATCGCGATGAACCCGCACGAGCCGGTCAAGGATACCGGCCTGCGACGCACCTATCCGAACTGGGTCAGCCGCGAAGGCGCGCGGGGCATGGAATTCGCCGCCTGGGGCGTTCCGACCAACGGACCGAGCCATGTGCCGACGCTGGTGTTCACGCGTATGCTGTCCGGCCCGATGGATTACACGCCTGGCGTCCTCAGCCTGCAGGGACGCGGCCAGCCGCTCGAAATGACGATGGCACGGGCGTTGGCCGAATATGTACTGATCTATTCGCCGATCCAGATGGTCGCCGACCTGCCCGAACACTATGCCGAGCATCCCGAGCCCTTCCAGTTCATCAAGGACGTTCCCGCCGACTGGTCGGAAAGCCGTATTCTCGACGCCGCCGTGGGTGAATATGTCGTCACCGCGCGCAAGGACCGGAACAGCGATGAATGGTTCGTGGGCGGCGGCGCGGACGAGCAGGGGCGTGACGCCCGGGTTTCGCTCGACTTCCTCGATCCCGGAAAGTCCTATCGCGCCGAAATCTACCGCGACGGCCCGACCTCTGACTATCGCGGCGATGCGCGGTTCGAGATCGTGATCGAAGACCGGACCGTCACATCCGCAGACGTGCTAGACTTGCGCATGGCGCCGGGTGGCGGCTTCGCGATCAGGCTGATACCCACTGGCGGGTGAGCGCTCCCACCCCTCCCCGCGTCGTCGTCCTCGGCGGCGGCAGCGCCGGCTGGATTACCGCCTGCCTGCTCCATCACGAATGGGGGGCACGCGGTGGATCGGTGACCGTTGTCGAAAGCCCCGAGATCGGCATCATAGGTGTAGGTGAGGGATCGACGCCACAGCTCAAAGCCTTCTTCGACCATCTCGGCATCGAGGAGTCCGAATGGATGGCGGCCTGCGATGCGACATACAAGCTTGGCATCCGCTTCACCGGCTGGAGCGAGCGGCCCGGTTTCGAGAGCTATTTCCACCCCTTCCCTGCGCCGACAGACCTGCACAGCGAGCCGGGCTTCCTGCACAATTGCATGCTGGCCCGCCGGGGGGTCGACGTACCGGCCCATCCCGCCGACTGGTTCATCGCCGAGACACTGGCAGACGCGCGGAAAGCACCGCAGCCCAACGAGAATTTTCCGTTCCCGCCAAGCTACGGCTACCACTTCGACGCTCACAAGCTTGGCGCATTCCTGCGCGACTGGGCTGTAAAGCTGGGTGTAAGGCACAAGCCTGTTCGTGTAGACGAAGTAGAGTTTGCTGCAGACGGCAATGTAGCTGCCTTGCTCTGCGAAGGCGGTGAATGCATCGAAGGGGACATCTTCGTCGATTGTTCTGGTTTCCGCTCGCTGATCGCGCAGCAGGCGCTCGGCGCCGAGTTCATTCCCTTTACTGAGAACCTCTTCAACGATCGCGCCGTCGTCATGCCGACGAAGCATGGCGAAAAACTCAAACCGCAAACCGATGCCATCGCGATGAGCAATGGCTGGCGCTGGTCGATCCCGCTGACCAGCCGGGTCGGCAATGGCTACGTCTATTCTTCGAAATACATCTCCGAAGAAGACGCCGAGGCCGAATTGCGAAAAGCCATCGGCATGGAGCACGACGGTGAGACACGTGTGCTACAGATGCGCGTGGGGCGAGTGAGGGAAAGCTGGACGAGGAACTGCCTCGCCGCCGGCCTCTCGCAAGGCTTTATCGAACCGCTTGAGGCGACCGCGCTGCACATCGTTATCGTGACCGCGCTCGACTTTGCACGCGCTTTCGAAAGCGGCGTGTTCACCGCGCAAAATCGCGAGGCATTCAACCGCCGCATCGCCGACAAATACGAGGGCATTCGCGACTATATCGTGGCGCATTACCGCCTCAACCAGCGCAGCGACACGCAATACTGGCGCGACAATGCGGCCAACCACGCTCTGTCGGCCAATCTCAAGGACATGATGTCGGCCTGGTTCACGCATGAGGACATCGGCCAACTGAACGCGCGCCAGCATGGCGGCCATCCGCACTACGCGAACATGAGCTGGCACTGCCTTTTCGCTGGCTACGGCACCTTCCCGCCTGCAGCCAAGATGCAGGCTCCGCCGCCCGGTCTCGCCGTGGCCGATGTGGAGCAGACCCACGCCATGCTGGCCGCATGCGCACGCAACTTTCCCGATTACGCACCGGTCTGACTGGCGAGGAAGCGTCCGCGGAGCCGATCCAGACTGACGAACCCTGAAAACGCATAACGGGCAACCAATCGCTTGACGAATCAAAACTCCTTTTGAAATGTTCGTTTCAATCAAGGAGAGATGATGGTCGATTACAGCGCGCTTCCCGCAAACACCCCGGTTCTCGTCGGTGCCGGTCAGATCACCGACCACTGGTATGGCGAAGATCCGGCCAGCGCGCCCTCGCCGCAGGATCTGCGCCGGGATGCCGCACGGATCGCACTGGACGATAGCGGCGCGCCGGACGCCTTGCGCGAAACGATCGACCGGATCGTCGCCGTGCGCACGACGCCGGATTCCATACCCGGCGCGCCGCAACCCTTCGGCCGGTGCGAGAACCCGCCCGCCACCGTCGCGGCCGACCTCGGCCTTGCGGACACCGAGAACATCTATTCCGAGCTCGGCGGCAACCAGCCGCAAGAGCTGGTCAACGAACTTGCAGCTGCCTTGCACGCAGGCGAATGCCGTGCCGCACTGCTCGTTGGGGCGGAGGCGACACGCGCGCTCAAGGCGGCGGTGCGGGCCGGGATGACGCTCGACTGGAGCCGCTCTGCCGCCGGCCCGCAGACCGACCGCGGCTATGGAGGCGCGCTGCTTTCCCCATACGAGATCCGAAACGGCCTAGGCGCGCCGACGCAGACCTATCCTGCCTTCGAACACGCGCTGCGCCGTCGCCTCGGCAACAGCCGCGAGGAGCATTTGGCGCTGATGAGCGAGCTGTGGGCAGGATTCTCGAAGGTCGCCGCTGACAATCCGCACGCCCAGTTTCCCACCGCGCGCAGCGAGGAATTTCTCTCGACGCCCAGCGCGGAAAATTACCCCGTCGCCGACCCCTATCTCAAATGGCACGTCGCGCAGGATGCGGTGAACCAGGCTGCTGCCGTCGTGATGACCACCGTGGGCGAGGCCGAGCGGATGGGCATCGACCGGTCCAAGTGGGTCTTCCTCCACGGCCATGCAGAGGCGAAGGACGGTTTCGTCACCCGTCGGCAAGACCTGTCGCGCTCCCTGCCGATCGAGAAGTCGCTGCATCAGGCGCTCCGCACCAGCGGCAAGCAGGCGAGCGATATCGCGCTGTTCGACATCTACAGCTGCTTTCCCTGCGCCGTGCTGCTCGCGACAGAAGCGCTCGACATCGACTGGCGCGAGACGCCGGTGACCTTGACCGGCGGCCTTCCCTTCTTCGGCGGACCGGGCAATAATTATTCGCTTCACGCCATTGCCACCATGACCGAGCGGCTGCGCGAACAACCGGGCGACTTCGGCCTGATAATGGCCAATGGCGGCTTCCTGACCAAGGAAGCGGTCGGCGTCTATTCGACTACGCTGCCGGAGAATTGGGCCCCGGTCTCCAGCGAAACCATCCAGCGCGAAATCAACGCCCAGCTGCTGCCGGAGCCGGAACAGGCCGATGGCGAAATCGACATCGCGACCTGCACGGTGGTCTTCCAGAAGGGCGTGCCGACCCGCGGCTTTGTCATCGGCGATGGTACGGAGGGCCGTGTCCTCGCCCGGATCGCCAAGGGCGACGATGCGACGCTGAAGGCGCTGCTGGCCGATGATCCCGTCGGCAAGCGCGCGCGGATCGAAGTGTGCGACGATACCAATATCATCGCGGGGATCGACTGATCGTGGCGCATGCCGGAGACAATCGACCGATGCTCGAAGGCATCAAGGTGGTCGATCTCACAAGCATCGTCTTCGGGCCATATTGTACGCAGATGCTCGCCGATCTCGGTGCCGAGGTGACCAAGATCGAAGCGCCCGGCATCGGCGACGCCTATCGTTGGGCAGGCAAGCCCGCGGCGAGCAAGGGAATGGGACCGGGTTTCTTTGCCATCAATCGCGGGAAGCGTTCGCTCGCGCTCGATCTCAAGCAGAACGATGATCGTGAGAGGATGCTCGACCTGCTGCGCGACGCCGACCTGTTCGTCGTCAATGTGCGCGGCAAGGCGCTGGAACGGCTCGGCCTCGATTACGAGAGCCTCACAGCAATTAATCCGGAGCTGATCTACGTCCATTGCGTCGGCTTCGGCCAGGACGGCCCCTATGCCGATCTGCAAGCCTATGACGACGTGATCCAGGCCGCGAGCGGCGCCGCGAGCCTGCTGCCGCGCGTCGATGGCGACCCGCGAGCGCGTTATCTGCCGTCGCTCATCGCCGACAAGGTCGCGGGGCTCCACGCCGCCCATGCTGCCTTGGCAGCCATCGTCCACAAATTGCGCACCGGGCGCGGCCAGCATGTCGAAGTGCCGATGTTCGAGGCCTTCACCGGCTTCATCCTGCTCGAACATCTCG from Qipengyuania profundimaris encodes the following:
- a CDS encoding alpha-amylase family glycosyl hydrolase → MIRLALPLLALGMSACVHAQTPTPADTGDFREREPSEEIVYFVLPDRFENGDPSNDTGDFTGGRLETGFDPTSKGFFHGGDLKGLTQRLDYLEKLGVTAIWFAPIFQNKPVQGPPGEESAGYHGYWVTDFTRPDGHFGTREEFKAFVDAAHARGMKVYMDIITNHTADVITYVDGPATNFEYRSKGDYPYSTVGDLSGARINPGFTGDEDSSETNFAKLVNPNFAYKPLVPDAEKDVKVPAWLNDPIYYHNRGNSSFTGEDSRFGDFAGLDDLFTEHPRVRQGMIDIFSGWVRDFGVDGFRIDTARHVDPGFWQVFVPALEKVAEEEGIPNFHMFGEVYKDIPQNGYIAEYTRRDKLPAVLDFAFQAAMRELLGRDRGTVVLAHMFDGDVLYEGGEETALGLPTFLGNHDMGRFSTLIKWDKPEISQDELLARVMLGHAMMLSLRGSPVIYYGDEQGFVGDGNDQLAREDMFPSQTAVYNDNDLIGTDATTATSNFDESHPLFRLIAEFSAIRKAHPALTRGKQLVRHYEQEAGIFAVSRFDPDDGTEYLAVFNTTGAERSANVVLGYGARELATLAGSCPAAVTVPGSAAFTLPAFGWALCRVSGSAE
- a CDS encoding CaiB/BaiF CoA transferase family protein; translated protein: MRRYQYHRGDRLIVAHAGDNRPMLEGIKVVDLTSIVFGPYCTQMLADLGAEVTKIEAPGIGDAYRWAGKPAASKGMGPGFFAINRGKRSLALDLKQNDDRERMLDLLRDADLFVVNVRGKALERLGLDYESLTAINPELIYVHCVGFGQDGPYADLQAYDDVIQAASGAASLLPRVDGDPRARYLPSLIADKVAGLHAAHAALAAIVHKLRTGRGQHVEVPMFEAFTGFILLEHLGGLTYDPPNAPAGYERQVDPDRQPFPTSDGYISIVPYTDASWPKVFAVLGASEVLDDERFADPASRFANIGGLYREMARLTAGFTTQELLEKCHAAQLPAQAVRDLDDMLDEPHLAATGFFRSRSHSTEGGYREMRSPFTFGDYEMPELAPPPLLGEANGEEPGP
- a CDS encoding tryptophan halogenase family protein; this translates as MSAPTPPRVVVLGGGSAGWITACLLHHEWGARGGSVTVVESPEIGIIGVGEGSTPQLKAFFDHLGIEESEWMAACDATYKLGIRFTGWSERPGFESYFHPFPAPTDLHSEPGFLHNCMLARRGVDVPAHPADWFIAETLADARKAPQPNENFPFPPSYGYHFDAHKLGAFLRDWAVKLGVRHKPVRVDEVEFAADGNVAALLCEGGECIEGDIFVDCSGFRSLIAQQALGAEFIPFTENLFNDRAVVMPTKHGEKLKPQTDAIAMSNGWRWSIPLTSRVGNGYVYSSKYISEEDAEAELRKAIGMEHDGETRVLQMRVGRVRESWTRNCLAAGLSQGFIEPLEATALHIVIVTALDFARAFESGVFTAQNREAFNRRIADKYEGIRDYIVAHYRLNQRSDTQYWRDNAANHALSANLKDMMSAWFTHEDIGQLNARQHGGHPHYANMSWHCLFAGYGTFPPAAKMQAPPPGLAVADVEQTHAMLAACARNFPDYAPV
- a CDS encoding glycoside hydrolase family 97 protein, coding for MKPFAILSGLTLLLAAPAALAEEVVTSPDGTISVTVDVNGEGRPFYRVAKSGEPVLTDSRLGFLLADQDKLERRLAVVGAARASYDETWEQPWGEQRFVRDHHNELTVRFEEESDEKRKFGVVFRIFDDAVAFRYLFDDTSVGETLHIAEELTEFNIAQDGTAWWIPGGEWNRYEYLYEKTPISAVSVAHTPLTFRMESGTHVALHEAALVDFAGMWVKRTTGTNFRATLAPTGSTPARAVRNVPFATPWRTIRISDDAAGLAESLVELNLNEPNKLGDVNWFTPHKYVGVWWSLHLDEETWGSGPKHGAKTANVKRYIDFAAEHGFEGVLVEGWNIGWDGNWFFNGADFSFTEAYPDYDFEELARYAAEKGVPIVGHHETSGDVGNYESQLSAGLDLMAARGVKTIKSGYVTDACNLRYVHPDGRETRECTESQVMQRHHLKVVTEAAKRKIAMNPHEPVKDTGLRRTYPNWVSREGARGMEFAAWGVPTNGPSHVPTLVFTRMLSGPMDYTPGVLSLQGRGQPLEMTMARALAEYVLIYSPIQMVADLPEHYAEHPEPFQFIKDVPADWSESRILDAAVGEYVVTARKDRNSDEWFVGGGADEQGRDARVSLDFLDPGKSYRAEIYRDGPTSDYRGDARFEIVIEDRTVTSADVLDLRMAPGGGFAIRLIPTGG
- a CDS encoding alpha-amylase family glycosyl hydrolase, producing MQADAASEAMPWWKGAAIYQIYPRSFQDSNGDGIGDLPGITRRLPYVASLGVDAIWISPFFVSPMRDFGYDVADYCDVDPIFGTLTDFDALVTRAHELGLKVLIDQVYSHTSDEHPWFAQSRSDRTNPKNDWYVWADAKPDGSPPSNWQSVFGGPAWTWDARRGQYYLHNFLSSQPQLNLHNPETQLAILDVMRFWLDRGVDGFRIDALNFAMHDPQLRDNPPAPATDKPRTRPFDFQLKTYNQSHADIPAFIERIRALTDSYDGIFTVAEVGGDEAEREMKAFTQGETHLNSAYGFNFLYAEKLTPGAICAALAQWPDEEGIGWPSWAFENHDAPRAISRWWSETNRDAAARMKALLLASLRGNIILYYGEELGLSQVDIPFEQLHDPEAIANWPLTLSRDGARTPMPWSTSEANSGFSDGEPWLPVGEDNAAKSVAVQDEDESSLLNHTRAMLALRNANPALHHGSVERCETQGDIFVIERFADGQHIRCLFNLGSKPVSVPQDLARGSVLAAVNSATPDELPPYGAMVIEL